One Helianthus annuus cultivar XRQ/B chromosome 12, HanXRQr2.0-SUNRISE, whole genome shotgun sequence genomic region harbors:
- the LOC110894831 gene encoding uncharacterized protein LOC110894831 → MIFLGKFDDDREELLSAANYARNASYLACSSAFWEKLEPILALIIEESVNEFEEGKNTENIALQDTFGDSAYDTFHHDDFSEPRKKDRREVEIELHVDLVHDYFAP, encoded by the exons ATGATATTTTTAGGGAAATTTGATGATGACCGTGAAGAACTGTTGTCAGCTGCAAATTATGCTCGTAATGCTAGCT ATCTAGCATGTTCAAGCGCTTTTTGGGAAAAACTTGAACCTATATTAGCACTCATTATAGAGGAATCCGTTAATGAATTTGAAGAAGGAAAAAATACCGAAAATATAGCACTTCAAGATACTTTTGGTGATTCAGCTTATGATACATTTCACCATGATGATTTCAGTGAGCCTAGAAAGAAGGATAGGAGGGAAGTTGAAATAGAGCTTCATGTTGATCTG GTACATGACTACTTTGCTCCATAG